A region from the Aquimarina sp. ERC-38 genome encodes:
- a CDS encoding ABC transporter ATP-binding protein, producing MTTETLSKQITKENGIAYSSKVMLDLVNLKKVYPTPKGDYTVLENLNLQIMKEEFVTIIGHSGCGKTTMLSMIAGLNEISGGNIAVLGKPVKGPGPDRGVIFQSPSLMPWMTALDNVLLGVNQVFSHATKKERNDIAKYYLHKVGLEGAFNKKANELSQGMQQRVGIARAFAIKPKVLLLDEPFGMLDSLTRGELQDILIEIWNKEKITAVMITHDVDEAIFLADRVVMMTSGPCAKIGDILNIDFKRPRTRKSVLEHSDYYAYRKHLIDFLEH from the coding sequence ATGACGACAGAAACCTTATCAAAACAAATTACCAAAGAAAATGGCATTGCGTATTCTTCAAAAGTAATGCTGGACCTGGTAAACTTAAAGAAAGTATACCCAACTCCTAAAGGAGACTATACCGTTCTAGAGAACCTAAACCTTCAAATTATGAAGGAAGAGTTTGTAACAATTATCGGACATTCCGGTTGTGGTAAAACGACCATGTTATCTATGATTGCCGGACTCAACGAAATTTCCGGTGGGAATATAGCAGTCTTAGGCAAACCGGTAAAAGGTCCGGGACCGGATCGAGGAGTCATCTTTCAATCACCAAGTTTAATGCCATGGATGACTGCTCTGGACAATGTCCTTTTAGGAGTTAATCAGGTATTTAGCCATGCTACTAAAAAAGAACGTAACGATATTGCTAAGTATTATTTGCATAAAGTAGGGCTGGAAGGTGCTTTTAATAAAAAAGCAAATGAATTATCGCAAGGGATGCAGCAAAGGGTAGGAATAGCACGTGCATTTGCCATCAAACCAAAGGTACTATTGTTAGATGAACCTTTTGGAATGCTTGATTCCCTAACTCGCGGAGAATTACAAGATATCCTTATCGAAATTTGGAACAAAGAAAAAATTACGGCAGTAATGATCACCCACGATGTAGACGAGGCTATCTTTTTAGCAGATCGCGTAGTTATGATGACCAGTGGGCCTTGTGCAAAAATCGGTGATATATTGAATATTGACTTCAAAAGACCAAGAACCCGAAAATCCGTATTAGAACATTCTGATTATTACGCATATAGAAAGCATCTCATTGACTTTCTAGAGCATTAA
- a CDS encoding HU family DNA-binding protein, whose protein sequence is MNKTELIDAMAEDAGITKAAAKKALESFLGNVQKSLKKGDRISLVGFGSWSVSKRAAREGRNPQTGKTIKIAAKNVVKFKAGADLSGAVN, encoded by the coding sequence ATGAATAAAACAGAATTAATTGATGCAATGGCAGAAGATGCGGGAATCACAAAGGCCGCCGCAAAAAAAGCATTGGAATCATTTTTAGGAAATGTACAGAAATCTCTTAAGAAGGGAGATCGTATTTCTTTAGTAGGTTTCGGATCTTGGTCAGTATCAAAAAGAGCTGCGAGAGAAGGAAGAAACCCTCAAACCGGTAAAACTATCAAAATCGCTGCTAAAAATGTAGTTAAATTTAAAGCAGGTGCAGATCTATCAGGAGCTGTAAACTAG
- a CDS encoding aminotransferase class IV, translating to MKYISQNGTHQPINQAGLSVYNRGYQYGDAVFETIKVKHQLILFWEDHYLRLMASMRIMRMEIPMNFTMEYLQEKIVELIAINDLADKVNRVKIIVHRSEGGLYTPKQRGVEFIIFAEEIEELFTIKENHSYEVGLYKDHYVTPDLLSTLKSNNRLINVLGSIFAEENNFKNCLLLNTNKMAIESLNANIFMVNGTTISTPPLTDGCLNGIMRLQILKLLKKNSDYAIEETSISPFQLQKADELFLTNTISGIIPITKYKKKEYITKTSLQLQKLLQQEIKKMGINGNLME from the coding sequence ATGAAATACATTTCTCAAAACGGAACCCATCAACCTATAAACCAAGCTGGTTTGTCTGTTTACAACCGTGGATATCAATACGGAGATGCAGTTTTTGAAACGATAAAAGTTAAACATCAACTTATTCTTTTTTGGGAAGATCATTATTTGCGCTTAATGGCATCCATGCGAATCATGCGGATGGAAATTCCGATGAATTTTACCATGGAATATCTTCAGGAAAAAATAGTAGAACTTATCGCAATAAATGATTTAGCTGATAAAGTAAATCGTGTTAAAATTATAGTGCATAGAAGTGAAGGAGGATTATATACTCCAAAGCAAAGAGGGGTAGAGTTTATAATTTTTGCGGAAGAGATTGAAGAACTATTTACAATTAAAGAAAATCATTCTTATGAAGTAGGTTTGTATAAAGATCATTATGTTACACCTGATTTATTATCTACCCTTAAATCTAATAATAGATTAATCAATGTTTTAGGAAGTATTTTTGCTGAAGAGAATAATTTTAAGAATTGCTTGCTATTAAATACGAATAAGATGGCTATTGAATCGCTTAATGCCAATATTTTTATGGTGAACGGAACCACCATTAGTACCCCTCCGCTAACAGACGGATGTCTTAATGGAATCATGCGTTTGCAAATTCTTAAACTACTGAAAAAAAATTCGGACTATGCTATCGAAGAAACTTCTATATCTCCTTTTCAGCTACAAAAAGCAGACGAGCTATTTTTAACCAATACGATTTCCGGAATTATTCCAATAACCAAGTACAAGAAAAAGGAGTATATCACGAAGACTTCTTTACAACTACAAAAATTACTGCAACAGGAAATTAAAAAGATGGGAATTAATGGCAACTTGATGGAGTAG
- a CDS encoding RecQ family ATP-dependent DNA helicase gives MNPASEVLHTYWGHSSFKPGQEKIIANCLNNTDCIALLPTGGGKSACYQIPGLLRDGICLVISPLIALMEDQVNQLKQKGIKAVALTSTVKPDELMVFFDNCTHGSYKFLYVSPERLQNEVVLQYLQQLPLNLIAVDEAHCISEWGHDFRPDYRKIKVLRELVPSVPIIALSATATSKVIKEIKENLDLFQPEVIKVSFARKNLAYKVFKVEDKMASVVHVLNKYPGSSIIYVRNRKATLEITTWLNNQHFKATSYHGGIDTSEKSKRLTQWMSGEVTIMVATNAFGMGIDKPDVRNVIHIALPDSIENYFQEAGRAGRDGVSSNSFLFYQQNDIQVVKNQYIKTLPDKDFLSTVYHRLVTYLQIAYGEGMATKYIFNFNLFCQQYDLPILLTYNCLQFLDQSGILKFTKRFQRNSSLYIKASGNELLQYIENNKEYQLVIKAILRLYGGVFEESTAINMALIATKIGKDISFIVKVLQAVQDTGMLTFIHKITDAEVVFLVPREDQVSLSPLTPLLKTYRDSKINKVDAIIRYIESQQCRNIQLLQYFDEPNAIKCTICDICLQKIPEKTKPEIASEIKKLLNNKTASTQEIVASIHASEALIIEVIRELLEKNYIKRNISNTYQHVSK, from the coding sequence ATGAATCCAGCTTCGGAGGTATTACATACATATTGGGGACATTCTTCATTTAAACCCGGGCAGGAAAAGATTATTGCCAACTGCCTGAACAATACGGATTGTATCGCTTTGTTACCTACGGGTGGCGGAAAATCAGCATGTTATCAGATACCCGGCTTACTTAGGGATGGCATTTGCCTGGTTATTTCACCATTAATCGCCCTAATGGAAGATCAGGTAAATCAACTTAAACAAAAAGGTATTAAAGCAGTAGCTTTAACGAGTACCGTTAAGCCAGATGAGTTAATGGTGTTTTTTGACAATTGTACACACGGGTCCTATAAGTTTTTATATGTATCCCCGGAACGTTTGCAAAATGAAGTGGTACTACAATACCTGCAACAACTACCTTTAAACTTGATTGCCGTTGATGAAGCGCATTGCATTTCTGAATGGGGGCATGATTTTCGGCCGGACTACAGGAAAATCAAAGTACTTCGCGAATTAGTACCTTCTGTACCGATTATTGCCTTATCTGCAACCGCTACAAGTAAAGTTATCAAAGAAATTAAAGAGAATCTGGATCTTTTTCAACCGGAAGTAATCAAAGTATCTTTTGCACGAAAAAACCTGGCTTACAAAGTTTTTAAGGTAGAAGACAAAATGGCTTCGGTAGTACATGTGTTAAATAAATATCCAGGTAGTTCGATCATTTATGTTCGTAATAGAAAAGCAACCCTGGAGATTACCACCTGGCTAAATAATCAGCATTTTAAAGCTACAAGTTACCATGGGGGCATTGATACTTCAGAAAAAAGTAAACGACTTACACAATGGATGTCAGGAGAAGTTACCATTATGGTAGCTACCAATGCTTTTGGGATGGGTATTGATAAACCTGATGTTCGGAATGTGATTCATATTGCGTTACCGGATAGTATTGAAAATTATTTTCAAGAGGCAGGTCGGGCCGGAAGAGACGGTGTCAGTTCTAATTCATTTTTATTTTATCAACAAAACGATATACAGGTTGTAAAAAATCAATATATAAAAACCCTACCGGACAAGGATTTTTTAAGTACCGTATACCATCGTCTTGTTACCTATCTTCAAATTGCTTACGGCGAAGGAATGGCGACCAAATATATTTTTAATTTTAATTTATTCTGTCAGCAATATGATCTTCCAATACTATTGACTTATAATTGCCTTCAGTTTCTAGATCAATCCGGAATTTTAAAATTTACTAAGCGATTTCAGCGCAATTCCAGTTTGTACATTAAAGCCTCGGGAAATGAGCTTTTACAATATATAGAAAATAATAAAGAGTATCAATTAGTAATTAAGGCAATACTAAGACTTTACGGGGGTGTTTTTGAGGAATCTACCGCTATTAACATGGCACTTATTGCTACTAAAATCGGAAAAGACATTAGTTTTATAGTTAAGGTATTACAAGCTGTTCAGGATACAGGTATGCTTACTTTTATTCATAAAATTACAGACGCAGAAGTTGTCTTTTTGGTTCCCAGAGAAGATCAGGTAAGCCTTTCTCCGCTTACTCCGCTTCTCAAAACTTACAGAGATTCTAAAATCAATAAAGTCGATGCAATAATTCGTTATATAGAAAGTCAGCAATGCCGAAATATACAGTTATTACAATATTTTGATGAACCTAATGCGATCAAATGTACTATTTGCGATATTTGTCTTCAAAAAATACCGGAAAAAACCAAACCTGAAATTGCTTCTGAAATTAAAAAATTATTAAACAATAAAACTGCAAGCACGCAGGAAATAGTAGCTTCTATTCATGCTTCAGAAGCTTTAATTATTGAGGTCATTAGGGAATTACTTGAAAAAAATTACATAAAGAGGAATATATCAAATACATACCAACACGTCAGTAAATGA
- a CDS encoding DUF493 family protein — protein MDDADKTEAFYKKLRSQLEETSEWPSLYLYKFIVPSKDDKIAKVESIFDNLGAVITTKKSKNGKYTSVSIKVRMENPDKVISKYKEVADKVEGVISL, from the coding sequence ATGGATGATGCTGATAAAACCGAAGCGTTTTATAAAAAATTAAGATCACAATTAGAAGAAACTTCCGAGTGGCCCTCACTTTACCTCTATAAGTTTATTGTACCAAGTAAGGATGATAAGATAGCAAAGGTTGAATCTATCTTTGATAATCTTGGTGCTGTAATAACCACTAAAAAATCTAAAAATGGAAAATACACCAGTGTTTCCATAAAAGTAAGAATGGAAAATCCGGATAAGGTAATTTCAAAATATAAAGAAGTAGCTGACAAAGTGGAGGGGGTAATCTCATTATAG
- the fmt gene encoding methionyl-tRNA formyltransferase, translated as MRTLRIVFMGTPEFAVASLKTIVENNYQVVGVITAPDRPAGRGRQLKESAVKQFALSQQIPVLQPINLKNPDFIKELALLEANVQVVVAFRMLPKIVWEMPEYGTFNLHASLLPLYRGAAPINWAIINGEEKTGVTTFFIDEKIDTGMIINQEEVAIREDDNAGTLHDRLMASGADLVSTTLRQIKEDTISVIKQPSLQPEKTAFKLTKENTRINWNQPASVIHNFIRGLSPYPVAWTSLNNNNKTNTVKIYEVSIVITENKFPIGQLLIEDNQIKVSVPDGFVILHQIQLPGKKVMSAKALLNGYQFAKEARLK; from the coding sequence ATGAGAACATTAAGAATTGTTTTTATGGGAACCCCAGAATTTGCGGTGGCTTCTCTTAAAACCATTGTAGAAAATAATTATCAGGTAGTAGGTGTGATTACTGCTCCTGACCGTCCGGCGGGAAGAGGTCGACAATTAAAAGAATCTGCTGTTAAACAATTTGCCCTATCACAACAAATTCCGGTTTTACAACCTATAAACTTAAAAAACCCCGATTTTATTAAAGAACTTGCTTTATTAGAAGCTAATGTACAGGTAGTCGTAGCATTCAGAATGTTACCCAAGATAGTTTGGGAAATGCCTGAATATGGTACTTTCAACCTGCATGCTTCCTTATTACCTTTGTATCGAGGGGCTGCTCCTATTAACTGGGCTATAATTAATGGGGAGGAAAAAACCGGGGTAACTACGTTTTTTATTGATGAAAAAATTGATACCGGAATGATCATTAACCAGGAAGAAGTTGCTATCCGTGAGGATGATAACGCCGGAACCTTGCATGATCGACTAATGGCATCCGGAGCAGATTTAGTGAGTACTACTTTAAGGCAAATTAAAGAAGATACTATATCTGTAATTAAACAACCTTCTTTACAACCGGAGAAAACAGCTTTTAAACTAACCAAAGAAAATACAAGAATTAACTGGAACCAACCCGCTTCAGTCATCCATAACTTTATCAGAGGACTGTCCCCCTATCCTGTAGCATGGACTAGCCTGAATAATAACAACAAAACCAATACTGTTAAGATTTATGAAGTATCTATAGTAATAACAGAAAATAAATTCCCCATCGGACAACTACTTATAGAAGATAATCAGATAAAAGTTTCGGTCCCCGACGGATTTGTAATTCTCCATCAAATTCAATTACCAGGAAAAAAGGTGATGTCTGCTAAAGCTCTACTTAACGGATATCAATTTGCAAAAGAGGCGCGATTAAAATAA
- a CDS encoding ATP-binding protein, which produces MSVRKVVITGGPSTGKTSIIEHLEADNSVCLHEVSRKITLEAQRKGVTQLFLKDPSLFSKKLLEGRIAQFKEAEACETSPVYIDRGIPDIIGYLDYAHQKIEEPFKQAAENYRYEQVFILPPWQKIHITDNERYENYEQASDIYQYVLGAYNLYGYHCIQVPFGTVEERCKFIKQYVGITV; this is translated from the coding sequence TTGAGCGTACGTAAAGTAGTGATAACCGGTGGTCCTTCAACGGGTAAAACAAGTATAATAGAACATTTGGAAGCAGATAACTCCGTTTGTTTACATGAGGTGTCCCGCAAAATTACTTTAGAAGCACAACGTAAAGGAGTTACACAACTATTTCTGAAAGACCCAAGTCTATTCAGTAAAAAATTATTAGAAGGTAGAATCGCTCAATTTAAAGAAGCCGAAGCATGTGAGACTTCTCCGGTGTATATTGATCGTGGTATTCCGGATATTATAGGATACCTGGATTATGCACATCAAAAAATAGAGGAGCCTTTTAAACAAGCAGCCGAAAACTACCGTTACGAACAGGTTTTTATTCTTCCGCCGTGGCAAAAGATTCATATTACGGACAACGAAAGATATGAAAATTATGAGCAGGCAAGTGATATCTATCAGTATGTACTGGGGGCTTATAACTTATATGGTTATCACTGTATACAAGTACCTTTTGGCACCGTAGAAGAACGGTGTAAATTCATTAAACAATATGTCGGTATCACCGTATGA
- a CDS encoding YqgE/AlgH family protein, translating to MTSLEPAKGHLLIAEPSITGDSFNRSVVLLADHGVQGSVGFIMNKPLEYTLSDLVPEINANFSIYNGGPVEQDNLYFIHKVPHLIPKSIEISNGIYWGGDFTEVSKLIEENKISAKEIRFFLGYSGWDANQLLSELESNSWVIVKNTYEKNIINKPDTSFWKEKMIELGGDYILWSNAPENPSYN from the coding sequence ATGACCTCACTTGAACCCGCTAAAGGACATTTGTTGATAGCTGAGCCATCAATAACCGGTGATTCGTTTAACCGATCTGTGGTATTGCTTGCAGATCATGGCGTACAGGGTTCAGTTGGATTTATAATGAACAAACCCTTAGAATATACATTATCAGATCTAGTACCGGAAATTAATGCTAACTTTTCAATTTATAATGGCGGACCAGTAGAGCAGGATAATTTATATTTCATTCATAAAGTACCTCACTTAATACCTAAAAGTATTGAAATTTCTAACGGAATCTACTGGGGAGGCGATTTTACCGAAGTTTCCAAGTTGATTGAGGAAAATAAAATTAGTGCAAAAGAAATTCGGTTTTTTTTAGGTTATTCCGGATGGGATGCTAATCAATTATTATCAGAATTAGAATCAAATTCTTGGGTTATTGTAAAGAACACGTACGAAAAAAATATAATCAATAAACCTGATACTTCTTTTTGGAAAGAAAAGATGATTGAATTAGGTGGAGACTATATTTTATGGTCTAACGCTCCTGAAAACCCGAGTTATAATTAA